From Patescibacteria group bacterium, one genomic window encodes:
- a CDS encoding Hsp20/alpha crystallin family protein, with the protein MAKSFFEKLTGASVENEEEKEEIIEEIITPSEDDAPPKLIKKPRKSIKKIETTETEEKSWFQEADESEEGQLTIDVFQTPSDIIIKSTVAGVKPEDIDISFTNDMITIRGRRRKEEEINTEDYYYQELYWGAFSRSVILPVEVDVDKAKADIKNGILTVKLPKSEKIKTKKIKVNVL; encoded by the coding sequence ATGGCAAAATCATTTTTTGAAAAATTAACTGGCGCTTCTGTCGAAAACGAAGAAGAAAAAGAGGAAATAATAGAAGAAATAATAACTCCATCAGAGGATGACGCTCCTCCAAAGCTAATAAAAAAACCGAGGAAATCAATAAAGAAAATTGAAACCACGGAAACAGAAGAAAAAAGCTGGTTTCAGGAGGCTGATGAAAGCGAAGAAGGACAATTGACTATTGATGTTTTCCAAACTCCTTCTGATATTATAATCAAATCAACGGTTGCCGGAGTTAAACCGGAAGATATTGATATCAGTTTTACCAATGACATGATTACCATTAGAGGCAGAAGAAGAAAAGAAGAAGAAATAAACACAGAAGATTATTATTACCAAGAACTTTACTGGGGAGCATTCTCCCGTTCAGTTATTCTGCCAGTAGAGGTTGATGTAGACAAGGCTAAGGCTGATATCAAAAACGGAATCCTCACAGTCAAACTCCCGAAATCGGAAAAAATAAAGACCAAAAAAATAAAAGTCAACGTATTGTAG
- a CDS encoding glycosyltransferase: MRIGIDARFFGAKDKGLGRYTENLIKNLEVLDNHNQYFIFLKKERLEDYVPQNQNFKKILFHQLRQNNLDLMHFTYFKVPFFYQGRFIVTIHDLITSHVGIFKKIIYKLITRRAIKKSEKIIAVSEYTKQEILKYYHRSSGAGRIKSDKIKVIHEGVM, from the coding sequence ATGCGCATTGGAATTGATGCCAGATTCTTTGGCGCTAAAGACAAAGGATTAGGTAGGTATACGGAAAATTTAATCAAGAATTTGGAAGTGCTGGATAATCACAACCAGTATTTTATTTTTTTAAAAAAAGAGCGTTTGGAAGATTATGTCCCACAGAACCAGAATTTTAAAAAGATTCTATTTCATCAGTTAAGACAGAATAATCTGGATTTAATGCATTTTACTTATTTTAAAGTGCCGTTTTTTTATCAAGGCAGATTTATTGTTACTATTCATGATTTAATCACCAGTCATGTGGGAATTTTCAAGAAAATAATTTACAAGCTAATTACCCGGCGCGCGATTAAAAAATCAGAAAAAATTATTGCGGTTTCGGAATACACAAAACAGGAAATCTTGAAGTATTACCACCGCAGTAGCGGGGCGGGTCGCATTAAGTCCGATAAAATAAAAGTAATCCATGAAGGAGTCATGTAA
- a CDS encoding glycosyltransferase family 4 protein, which translates to MKESCKKPYILYVGNDYPHKNLERLKLAFKKIKAERIDCELILITEFVSEEELDKLYKNASLFVFPSLCEGFGLPPLEAMKRGVPVVSSNAACLPEILGNAVLYFNPLDIDDMTGKIKKALLDEDLRKDLIQKGFEQIKKYNWQKTAQETLEIYSTIR; encoded by the coding sequence ATGAAGGAGTCATGTAAAAAACCATATATTTTATATGTTGGCAATGATTATCCTCATAAAAATTTGGAGAGACTGAAATTAGCTTTTAAAAAAATAAAAGCCGAGAGAATTGATTGTGAGCTGATTTTAATTACTGAATTTGTCAGCGAAGAAGAATTGGATAAATTATACAAAAACGCTTCATTGTTTGTTTTTCCTTCATTGTGCGAGGGATTCGGCTTACCGCCTTTGGAGGCGATGAAAAGGGGAGTGCCAGTTGTTTCGTCTAATGCCGCCTGTTTGCCGGAAATTTTGGGCAATGCAGTTTTGTATTTTAATCCATTAGATATTGATGATATGACGGGCAAAATTAAAAAAGCCCTCTTAGATGAGGACTTGCGAAAAGATTTAATCCAAAAAGGATTTGAACAAATCAAAAAATATAATTGGCAAAAAACTGCCCAAGAAACTCTAGAAATTTATTCTACAATACGTTGA